The nucleotide sequence GGCGGCGGCGACAATGGTGCAGGGACGCCAGGGCCAGCGCGTCAGGCTCTACGTGCGGGGCACCATCCTGGGCTACAAGAGGTGACAGGCCATCTCCCTTCTCCGTTTGTCGATCAGTGCTGTCGTCGCGAGGTTTCTCACCTGgttttgcggcggcggcggcggcgcaggtccAAGTCGAACCAGTACGAGGGCACGTCGCTGCTGCAGGTGGAGGGGGTGAACACCAAGGAGGACGTGTCCTACTACGCCGGCAAGCGCATCGCTTACGTCTACAAGGCCAAGACCAAGAGCAGCGGCACCACCGTCCGCTGCATCTGGGGCAAGGTCACGCGCCCCCACGGCAACTCCGGCGTCGTGCGCGCGCAGTTCCGCTCCAACCTCCCCGCCACCT is from Triticum aestivum cultivar Chinese Spring chromosome 1B, IWGSC CS RefSeq v2.1, whole genome shotgun sequence and encodes:
- the LOC123144805 gene encoding 60S ribosomal protein L35a-1, translating into MVQGRQGQRVRLYVRGTILGYKRSKSNQYEGTSLLQVEGVNTKEDVSYYAGKRIAYVYKAKTKSSGTTVRCIWGKVTRPHGNSGVVRAQFRSNLPATSMGKKVRVFMYPSST